In bacterium, a single genomic region encodes these proteins:
- a CDS encoding AAA family ATPase, with the protein MPNPPPPEKLREEITEFLRSKYGPEVAVTELDLGAPHEGTATTPPAALDQIDFKLKPSELEAYLEQYVLHQKEAVEILATKICTHFHRRKWELDHAEEPAAVGRIKSNILMIGPTGVGKTYLVKLIADKIGVPFVKGDATKFSETGYVGGDVDDLVRGLVREAKGDVKLAEYGLIYVDEIDKIASSGSHWGPDVSRTGVQRALLKLMEDTDVDLRTPHDLASQMEAVIETQRTGKAERKKISTRNMLFIVSGAFGGLADIIRRRLAKGTMGFRHGEEIPQDNQEIIRRVTTSDLLDYGFESEFVGRLPVVAQLQDLSEGALFDVLKSPYSAVTQGKKQDFASYGIELEFEDDALLEIARRAHQAGIGARGLTSVMEKSLIRFEKMLPSSGVKKLVITHDLILDPEAAAAEILTRDAVQQFQRKFLEKSGLVLEFPAESVEWVRARFGGDPSQIIERLTKTFGNYEYGMKLAGSQNLRVTPDLLEAPDTFLDRMIKKVYEEKEKK; encoded by the coding sequence GCGCCCCACGAGGGGACGGCCACCACTCCGCCCGCGGCCCTCGATCAGATAGATTTCAAGCTCAAGCCCTCGGAACTGGAAGCCTACCTCGAGCAGTACGTTCTTCATCAGAAGGAAGCGGTCGAGATTCTGGCCACGAAAATCTGCACGCATTTCCACCGCCGCAAGTGGGAGCTCGACCATGCGGAAGAGCCGGCGGCGGTGGGGCGAATCAAATCGAACATTTTGATGATCGGCCCGACCGGCGTGGGCAAGACGTATCTGGTGAAGCTCATCGCCGACAAGATCGGTGTGCCGTTCGTCAAAGGCGACGCCACCAAGTTTTCCGAAACCGGCTACGTGGGCGGCGACGTGGATGATCTGGTGCGCGGACTCGTCCGTGAAGCCAAGGGCGACGTGAAGCTGGCCGAATACGGACTCATCTATGTGGATGAGATTGACAAGATCGCATCTTCGGGCAGCCATTGGGGGCCGGACGTTTCGCGGACGGGGGTGCAGCGGGCGCTCCTCAAGCTCATGGAAGACACCGACGTGGATCTGCGCACACCGCACGATCTGGCCAGCCAGATGGAAGCGGTGATCGAAACCCAGCGCACGGGCAAGGCCGAGCGCAAGAAAATCTCAACCCGGAACATGCTGTTTATCGTGTCGGGAGCGTTCGGCGGACTGGCCGACATCATTCGCCGCCGGCTGGCGAAAGGCACGATGGGTTTCCGGCACGGCGAGGAGATTCCGCAAGACAATCAGGAGATCATTAGACGGGTGACGACGTCCGACCTGTTGGATTACGGATTCGAGTCGGAGTTCGTGGGGCGGCTGCCGGTGGTGGCGCAGCTTCAGGACCTCTCGGAAGGCGCGTTGTTCGACGTCCTGAAGAGTCCCTATTCGGCGGTGACACAGGGCAAGAAGCAGGACTTCGCATCCTACGGAATCGAGCTGGAATTCGAGGACGACGCGCTGCTCGAGATCGCCCGCCGCGCGCATCAGGCGGGAATCGGCGCGCGCGGACTGACCTCGGTGATGGAGAAATCACTGATTCGTTTCGAGAAGATGTTGCCGTCATCGGGAGTGAAAAAACTTGTCATTACGCACGATCTTATTCTCGATCCGGAAGCGGCAGCGGCGGAAATTCTCACCCGCGACGCCGTCCAGCAGTTTCAGCGGAAGTTCCTCGAGAAGAGCGGACTGGTGCTGGAATTTCCCGCCGAGTCGGTGGAGTGGGTGCGGGCGCGATTCGGCGGTGATCCTTCGCAGATTATCGAGCGGCTGACGAAAACGTTCGGCAACTACGAATACGGAATGAAACTGGCCGGATCGCAGAACCTGCGCGTGACGCCAGACTTGCTCGAGGCTCCCGACACGTTCCTCGACCGGATGATCAAGAAGGTGTACGAGGAAAAAGAGAAGAAGTAA